The Chryseobacterium sp. JV274 sequence AATTCTTTTACTTTCTCCTGATCAAGGTCAAATCCTGCGATTGAAAACCCGTTGTCAGCGATATTATAAAGAAGATTCCGCCCCATTACTCCAAGGCCAACTATTCCATAACTATATCTTTCCATTATATTGGTATTAATATGAATTTAATTACAGAGAATAAAATTACGTAAATGCCTATAAGGAAAAAAATAAAGGAAGAAAAAAATTCGCCAGACTTTCGTTTTGCCCTCATTTATAAGCTACTAATATTCACATTTTCACAGGTTTTTCTTTTTATAGAAAAAAATTCAATCATTATTATGGTAATGATCTATTAAAACAGTCTGTTTTTTGGCATAATTAAACTTATATTTGCCAAAATTTATAAAGTAATGAACTATAAACTTGAACTCAACACTCAGGAACCTAATTCTAAAATTGTTTTTAATACCATCAAATTTGATTCGTTCAAGATTAATATAGTTGAAAGATATATCGGGTCAATGAAGGCTCGTCCTGCATTATGTGAAGTTTTATTTAAAGTAAGAACTTTGGATGATGTACTCATCAACAGAAGAGATGGTAATATAAGAGTAAAGATTAAAGGTGATGATTTTGAAACATATCAAAAATTATCCAGAGACCTGAATTCTTATGAGTATAAAAACAAGTTGATCAACAGAAAAGAGGTAGAAGAGAATTATGTTCATTTCATCCTGAGTTTAGTGATCACAAATTATCAGCTTAATTAAGCTGTTCCGGGAATTGTCCCCCTACAAAAATATAGAGGGACAATTCTCAAAACATATGTATAAGAAACAGACAGTTCTTAGTATTTAAAAACTGTAAACTACCCGAAAAGATATTTGTTTTTCAGCATTTTCAATCTTAAAAACATTTAGAAAAAATAAAGTTTAAATCAAATTATTTGTTATTACGTAGGATATTGCTTCGATAATATTTTTTACACCAATTCTTTCAAACAATTTGCTTCTGTGAAACTTTATGGTACTGGGTGACACAAATAATTGCTCTGCAATTTCTTTTATTTTTAATCCCTGAAAATAGAGTCTTATAATTTCAATTTCCTTTATTTTTAGGGTAACTTTACATTCTTCCGTCCATTTTCCCGTAAAGAAATTATATTTCCAATAACTTTCTGAGGTATTGGATATAATCCGGATATTTCCTGCAGTCCGATTAAGGGAATAGGACACGACACAGACTATTTTAGAGATTTCTCCATCACCATAAAGCTCTATAAGTGTAATCCTGTGATTAACAAGCACATATACACTATTGGTATATTTAAGATGGAAATCATAGGTAATGGTGTGTACTTTTTTCTCTTCCGGTGAAAGACATTATGTTATCCGATGGAGACAGGGAACTACAGGAACATGGCTTCCCAATGCAGCAGGTCAGACTCTTACGGCAGGACAAAGTTTTTACACGATTACCTGACTTACTGAACAGACTGCATCAGGTACAAATCGCAACAATATGTAATGGAAACCAGGGAGCTTTCTCACCAAAATACAAGTTTTACCACTCCGCCGTTAACTTATTGTAACATGACCGGAACAGGAACAAACGATTATATCTCTAATGTGAAAGTTACTCCTGTCAACTTTCCGGTAGTGGATAATACTTCGGTTCAAACAAACTATATCAGCTACATTACACCGGTGACACTTATCTATTGAAATACAGAAAAGTAGAAATTCCAAGCTGGACTGATGTTACAGTATCCACCAATACTTACACAATCACGGGTTTACTGGAGCTTACAAAATATGAAATGCAGGTTTCCAATATCTGTAACGGAATACCGGGAAATTTCACAAAACTGTATTATTTCACCACTCCTACAGTAATCTACTGTCCGATATCAGCAGCTAATTCTACAGCGGAATTCATTTCAAAAGTTACGGTAAAGCCTAATGTAATAAGGAAATGATCATGAATCTATGGCATCTACCTATTCCGATTTCACAGGAAATCCTTTAAAGTTTATTGACTTGATTCAAGGTTCCACAGAAAACCATATTATACTTGATAAGACTTTAAGTTCTGGTATCAATGCAGGTGTTGCGATCTGGATTTATTTCAACAGGAACGGAGAATTTGATATCAATGAAAGAATTCTCGCAGACGGACCTAATGGAAATCCAACAGCAAGTACTACCTTTTCTGTTCCTCATGATGCTTTCATAAGCCTGACTGATCATAAGTATGTAGTCATGAGAGTCGCATTACAGAAAGACGGAATTCCTGTAAACTGCATGAATTTCAAGGATGGTGAAGTGGAAGACTACACTGTCAGAATCTCAAAACTGGCGGTTTCTAATTCTCTTAACCAGGCGGATATTCACATTTATCCTAATCCGGTAAGTTCGGTATTGTATGTAAAAAACATAAGTACAAAAGCTAAATATAAAATCTACAGTGCCGTTGGAAGACTCATATCTACCGGAATAATTCTGAACAATACTATTGATCTCAGCAATCTTATCAACGGAATATATATGATAGAAATAGAAGATGGAAATACAAACGTTCATAAAAAATTAATAAAAGAATCATAATTGATTTTTAAAAAAGAATTCGTAATTTTTAAGATCAAAATTCAGCAATGCATGAAAAGCTTTATATTTAGTTTATTGTTCCTGATATTAGGCATTCCTATTTGTGCTCAGAGAGATACAGATCACTGGTTTGCACCTTATTACGCCTCTGTAAATTATACGCAGGCATTATATCTTTCTACCGATTCTGCAACTCCTTTTGTTGTTACGATTAACAGCAACAACGTTCCGATTGGTAATGTAACTATTAGTAAAGGCGCTCCTCAGACGTTTGTGGTACCCATTGGTAATATAGCCGCCAATGTTACGACAGATGCTTTCACAACCATCAATAAAGGTTTATATGTACAAGGGACCAAGCCATTCTACTGTTCATTAAGGATGGTAAGCAGTACTACACACGCTGAAATCATAACAAGTAAAGGAAAAGCCGGGATTGGCAAAGAATTTTATGTAGCCGGAACTCCTACTACCGCATCACTTACGTTGTATAACTTCACGGCAGGTATATTGGCAACAGAAAACAATACGGTTGTAACCGCTACATGGAACGGAAATGTAACATTTTTTGGAGGAACACCAACAAATCATTCGCAGACAATTACTCTTAATAAAGGACAATCTTTTATTTTTGCCGGAGGTCCGGGAGCAAATGGTCAAAACCTATCTGCTTTTATTGGAGCTAAAATTGTTTCTGATAAACCCATTACCCTTACCAATGGAAATGTAAATGGAAATTTTGGAAGCAACACCAGTACGGGCTCGGATGCAATTCTTGATCAGTCTGTACCTACGGATAGACTTGGAAGTACTTTTGCCATGGTAAGAACCAGATCTACCAATGCTGACCTGGAAGGAGGTATCGTTGTAGGAACAGAAAACAATACCCAAATATTCATCAATGGTTCCAGCACTCCTATTGCGACCATCAACAGTGGGGAATTTTACAGAATTTCAGGAAGCAACTATGTTCAGCAGGGAAATTCCGGGCATTTTAATATGTTTATTACGACTTCAAAAAATGTCTATTTATATCAGATGGTTTCTGTAAACAACAGCAGTGCAACCTGTGGTTTCAATTACATACCACCATTAAACTGTTTTCTACCCCGAAAAATTGAAGAAATCGGGAAGATCAATGAAATGCCAACAGGACCGGGAGTAACAAGTACTGTCCCAACCGGAGCTATTGTAAAACTGAATATTTTAACAGAAGTTGGAGCCAATGTAATGGTAAATGGAAATACTCCTACAGCTGCAGAAGGACCTTTTGCATTGACGGGGAATAGCGGCTGGGTGACCTATGCTATCCCATCTATCACCGGAAATGTAACAGTTGTTTCTGATAAGGCCGTAACCGCAGGTATTAACGGTGGATACAGTACATCCGGATATGGTGGATACTTCGCAGGTTTCTCTTCTATTCCATTGATTTCCAAAAAGACAGGAGAATGCATCCCGGGTATTGTACTGGAAGTAAGTGACAGCTATGACACCTACCAATGGTTCCTGAACGGAAACCCTATTACCGGAGCCAATGCCAATACTTATACTCCACTGATTGCAGGAAATTATACGGTAAAAATTGCAGTAGGCAATTGTAATCCGGCAACTACTCCGGTTTATAAGGTCTATACCTGTCTTGAAGAATCTACCAAAGCGGTAACGGTTTGTGAAGGACACCAGACTATAGTACCGGAGTTTACCAATTCTACCCAAACTTATGTCCCAAGTACAGTAACTATTATTACACCTCCGACAAATGGTACAGTTACTATTGATGCATCAGGAGTACTTAATTATGTTCCCAATTTCGGTTATCTGGGTACGGATACTATTGTTTATAAGTTTTGTGGAAACAATCCGGATTTTACAGATTGTGAGCAGGTAACTTTAACTTTAACGGTTTCTGAAACTCCAATCGTTAAAGATGCTGCCTTACGATCATGCTTTGAGCCTTCCAATCACGCACTTGGGGTATTTGATTTAACTTCAGCAGGGGTTAATATACAACCAGGAACTATTAAACATTATTATCCGTCTCCAACAGATGCACACAATGGGACAAACCAAATTCTGAATCCAGCCAATTACATTGCTCCTACTGGTGTAGTTTATGTTAAAGTAAGTAATGCCAACGGATGTTATAGAATTGCAGAAGTCACCCTTACAGTTATCGCTCCTATGTACTCAGATGTATTAAAGGATAAAATTATCTGTATGGAAAATACAACCACATTAGATGCAGGGCCAGGTTTTACTTCTTATGAATGGAGTACGGGAGCGACAACACCGTCCATCAAAAATGTAGGAGTTGGAACCTATTGGGTAGATCTGAAAAACAGAGAATGTACCACCAGACAAACGGTGAAGGTGTATGCTTCTGAAAACCCTGTCATTTCGGAGATTACGATTAACAATAATTCGGTTACATTAAATGTGATTGCAGGAACAGCGCCTTATCAATATTCCATGGATAATATCAACTGGCAGAATGAAAATATATTTACCAATATACCCCGCGGAAGCAAAACTTTCTACGTAAAGGATTCATACAATTGTATTCCTCTGCAGGTAGAAATCACAGTTCCTAATCTGATCAACATCATCACTCCGAATGGTGACGGAATAAATGATATCCTTGATTATTCTGCTTTAGCAAATAAACCTAATTTTATATTCAGTATCTATGACAGATACGGAAGTAAGATTCATGAAGGAAGTAAACTGAACGGATTCAAATGGGACGGAGCCGTTGACGGCAAAAAAGTATCTACCGGAACCTATTGGTTTGATATGGGCTGGAATGAGACCAACAAAAAACAGACTCCAATAAAATACACCGGATGGATTACAGTAAAAAACAGAAATTAATCCCAACCTTCCACAGTAAATCATTGGCATTTAAACATCTATTTATTATGAAAAAGTTATTATATATATTCCTCATTATTTCTTCAGGTCTACTTTGGGCTCAGAAAAACAGCAACGTACAATTTGCTGTTTACAATGATGCCATTGGAACTGCCAGCATGTTTGATCTTTACAAAAACAGTATTGAGAAAGTAAACGTTTATAAAACCAAGGCCGCTCTGCCTTCTCATTTAAAGAAATTTGATTATCTCGCTGGCAACGGCTTAATAGAGATTAAGTTTAAAAAAAATGAAGGTTATCCTGATAGTTTATCACTGGAAATGCTCAATGAGCAGAGCAATCTTCCAAAGGACAGACCTGTGTTTATTGAAGGATATCAGTTTAATGATACCACTACCCGGGTCTATAATGAAATGATTGGCAACATTGAACTGGCAGATTTTAACGGTCAAAAATGTATCCATATTTCCACCATAAAAAATTAATGACCTGCATTAACAGGATATTGATTAAAAAAACAGAGGCTATTTCATGAATGAGATAGTCTCTGTTTTTTCATTGAAGCTTTTAATTTTATTTTAAAAATCTGGATTTCTTGTGATAGAAAAATTCAGGTATATGTAAGTATAGAATCTTATTTCTGATATTTCTAAAGGATAAACTTTAAGCGATTATGATATCTTTTTAAATAAACTGGTGTATTATTTTTAATACACAACACATTACACCAAAAAATGTTTCTTCCATTTCGCA is a genomic window containing:
- a CDS encoding prevent-host-death protein, with translation MNYKLELNTQEPNSKIVFNTIKFDSFKINIVERYIGSMKARPALCEVLFKVRTLDDVLINRRDGNIRVKIKGDDFETYQKLSRDLNSYEYKNKLINRKEVEENYVHFILSLVITNYQLN
- a CDS encoding response regulator transcription factor, encoding MLVNHRITLIELYGDGEISKIVCVVSYSLNRTAGNIRIISNTSESYWKYNFFTGKWTEECKVTLKIKEIEIIRLYFQGLKIKEIAEQLFVSPSTIKFHRSKLFERIGVKNIIEAISYVITNNLI
- a CDS encoding fibronectin type III domain-containing protein, producing the protein MKYRKVEIPSWTDVTVSTNTYTITGLLELTKYEMQVSNICNGIPGNFTKLYYFTTPTVIYCPISAANSTAEFISKVTVKPNVIRK
- a CDS encoding GEVED domain-containing protein: MASTYSDFTGNPLKFIDLIQGSTENHIILDKTLSSGINAGVAIWIYFNRNGEFDINERILADGPNGNPTASTTFSVPHDAFISLTDHKYVVMRVALQKDGIPVNCMNFKDGEVEDYTVRISKLAVSNSLNQADIHIYPNPVSSVLYVKNISTKAKYKIYSAVGRLISTGIILNNTIDLSNLINGIYMIEIEDGNTNVHKKLIKES
- a CDS encoding T9SS type B sorting domain-containing protein; protein product: MKSFIFSLLFLILGIPICAQRDTDHWFAPYYASVNYTQALYLSTDSATPFVVTINSNNVPIGNVTISKGAPQTFVVPIGNIAANVTTDAFTTINKGLYVQGTKPFYCSLRMVSSTTHAEIITSKGKAGIGKEFYVAGTPTTASLTLYNFTAGILATENNTVVTATWNGNVTFFGGTPTNHSQTITLNKGQSFIFAGGPGANGQNLSAFIGAKIVSDKPITLTNGNVNGNFGSNTSTGSDAILDQSVPTDRLGSTFAMVRTRSTNADLEGGIVVGTENNTQIFINGSSTPIATINSGEFYRISGSNYVQQGNSGHFNMFITTSKNVYLYQMVSVNNSSATCGFNYIPPLNCFLPRKIEEIGKINEMPTGPGVTSTVPTGAIVKLNILTEVGANVMVNGNTPTAAEGPFALTGNSGWVTYAIPSITGNVTVVSDKAVTAGINGGYSTSGYGGYFAGFSSIPLISKKTGECIPGIVLEVSDSYDTYQWFLNGNPITGANANTYTPLIAGNYTVKIAVGNCNPATTPVYKVYTCLEESTKAVTVCEGHQTIVPEFTNSTQTYVPSTVTIITPPTNGTVTIDASGVLNYVPNFGYLGTDTIVYKFCGNNPDFTDCEQVTLTLTVSETPIVKDAALRSCFEPSNHALGVFDLTSAGVNIQPGTIKHYYPSPTDAHNGTNQILNPANYIAPTGVVYVKVSNANGCYRIAEVTLTVIAPMYSDVLKDKIICMENTTTLDAGPGFTSYEWSTGATTPSIKNVGVGTYWVDLKNRECTTRQTVKVYASENPVISEITINNNSVTLNVIAGTAPYQYSMDNINWQNENIFTNIPRGSKTFYVKDSYNCIPLQVEITVPNLINIITPNGDGINDILDYSALANKPNFIFSIYDRYGSKIHEGSKLNGFKWDGAVDGKKVSTGTYWFDMGWNETNKKQTPIKYTGWITVKNRN